The following are encoded together in the Rhinopithecus roxellana isolate Shanxi Qingling chromosome 5, ASM756505v1, whole genome shotgun sequence genome:
- the PNP gene encoding purine nucleoside phosphorylase, protein MENGYTYEDYKNTAEWLLSHTKHRPQVAIICGSGLGGLTDKLTQAQIFDYSEIPNFPRSTVPGHVGRLVFGFLNGRACVIMQGRFHMYEGYSLWKVTFPVRVFHLLGVDTLVVTNAAGGLNPKFEVGDIMLIRDHINLPGFSGQNPLRGPNDERFGVRFPAMSDAYDRTMRQRALSMWKQMGEQRELQEGTYVMLAGPSFETVAESRLLQKLGADAVGMSTVPEVIVARHCGLRVFGFSLITNKVIMDYESLEKANHEEVLAAGKQAAQKLEQLVSILMASIPLPDKAS, encoded by the exons ATGGAGAACGG ATACACATATGAAGACTATAAGAACACTGCAGAATGGCTTCTGTCTCACACTAAGCACCGACCTCAAGTTGCAATAATCTGTGGTTCTGGATTAGGAGGTCTGACAGATAAATTAACTCAGGCCCAGATCTTTGACTACAGTGAAATCCCCAACTTTCCCCGAAGTACAG TGCCAGGTCACGTTGGCCGACTGGTGTTTGGGTTCCTGAATGGCAGAGCCTGTGTGATAATGCAGGGCAGATTCCATATGTATGAAGGGTACTCGCTCTGGAAG GTGACATTCCCAGTGAGGGTTTTCCACCTTCTGGGTGTGGACACCCTGGTAGTCACCAATGCAGCAGGAGGGCTGAACCCCAAGTTTGAGGTTGGAGATATCATGCTGATCCGTGACCATATCAACCTACCTGGTTTCAGTGGTCAGAACCCTCTCAGAGGGCCCAATGATGAAAG GTTTGGAGTTCGTTTCCCTGCCATGTCTGATGCCTACGACCGGACTATGAGGCAGAGGGCTCTCAGTATGTGGAAACAAATGGGGGAGCAACGTGAGCTACAGGAAGGCACCTATGTGATGCTGGCAGGCCCCAGCTTTGAGACTGTGGCAGAATCTCGTCTGCTGCAGAAGCTGGGAGCAGATGCTGTTG GCATGAGTACAGTACCAGAAGTTATCGTTGCACGGCACTGTGGACTTCGAGTCTTCGGCTTCTCACTCATCACCAACAAGGTCATCATGGATTACGAAAGCCTGGAGAAGGCCAACCACGAAGAAGTATTAGCGGCTGGCAAACAAGCTGCGCAGAAATTGGAACAGTTGGTCTCCATTCTTATGGCCAGCATTCCACTCCCTGACAAAGCCAGTTGA